AGATTGCTGCCAACCAGAAGAAAGTGATCAATATCCCTTATATCCAGGAAGTGGTTTGCGATTATTTTGGAATCAAAAAAGAGCAGCTTCTGTCTAAAACCAGAAAAAGAGAGATTGCTCTTCCAAGACAGCTGGCAATGTACTTCTCTAAGGAGTTAACAAATGCCACCTTTACAAAAATCGGTGAAGAAATGGGCGGAAAAGACCACTCAACGGTAATGTACGCTTGTGACACCATCAAAGATGTCTCAAAAATTGATAAAGAAGTAAAGAAGTACGTTAAAGATCTTGGAGAAAGAATCAAAAAATAGAAAATAATTTTATCTGAATAAATTGAAATGGAGAATAGTTGTATTCTTCATTTTTTATTTAGTTTTGCTGCTAAATCTTTTAATCGTTCAATTAAAAAGTGATATGAAAATATTAATGGTCTGCTTAGGCAATATTTGCAGAAGCCCTTTAGCAGAAGGTATTATGAAGACAATGCTTCCTGGAAATTTCTTTGTAGATTCAGCAGGAACCATTTCCATGCATGAAGGGGAACATCCGGATAAAAGAGCAATAAAGACTGCGGCCAATCATCATATTGATATTTCCAACCAAAAATCAAGACCGATCACCAAGGCTGATTTTGATACGTTTGACAAGATCTACTGCATGGATATAGAGGTCTACGAAGACGTAATTTCAAAAGCTCAAAATGAAGAACAGCATCAGAAAGTATCATTATTTCTGTCCGCTTCAGGAAATTATAAAAATGCTGAAGTTCCCGATCCTTACTGGGGAGATATGAAGGATTTTGAAGACGTTTTCCAACTGCTGAATAGAGGCTGTGAAGAAATAAAGAACCAAATTCTGTCAGCCAATACTTTCTAACTTATTCAAAAGAATTAAAAAATAATAAAATGTTATTCCTACTCCCAGCCTATCTATCTGAAAATACTTCTATTACCCATTTCTCGCCCGTTCTGAAAGACTATATCATGCAGACGGATTACTTTTTTGTAGAAAATGAAAAGACAGCCAGAAAGGTCATTAAATTCTTCGCTCCTGAAAAAAAACAGTCAGACCTAAAGTTGTTTGTATTGGATAAATACACAGAAAATGCGGATATCAAAGAAGCTCAGAATCTGATGCTGCAAGGCCAGGATTTCGGACTGCTTTCCGA
The Chryseobacterium sp. W4I1 DNA segment above includes these coding regions:
- a CDS encoding low molecular weight protein-tyrosine-phosphatase — encoded protein: MKILMVCLGNICRSPLAEGIMKTMLPGNFFVDSAGTISMHEGEHPDKRAIKTAANHHIDISNQKSRPITKADFDTFDKIYCMDIEVYEDVISKAQNEEQHQKVSLFLSASGNYKNAEVPDPYWGDMKDFEDVFQLLNRGCEEIKNQILSANTF